One Kitasatospora sp. MAP12-44 DNA segment encodes these proteins:
- a CDS encoding DUF397 domain-containing protein, with the protein MNVELTWFKSSHSGGEGGACIEVASSPATVHVRDSKDKAGPQLSFAPTAWADFVAYVTQGEQHP; encoded by the coding sequence ATGAACGTGGAACTGACCTGGTTCAAGTCGAGCCACAGCGGCGGGGAGGGCGGCGCTTGCATCGAGGTCGCTTCCTCCCCCGCCACCGTGCACGTCCGCGACTCCAAGGACAAGGCCGGCCCCCAGCTCAGCTTCGCCCCCACCGCCTGGGCCGACTTCGTCGCCTACGTCACACAGGGCGAGCAGCACCCGTAG
- a CDS encoding class I SAM-dependent methyltransferase — translation MTEPSYLHSTRTAYDTVAVDYAELLRAELAAKPLDRALLAAFAELVGEGGAVADIGCGPGRVTAYLAGLGVGIDVFGIDLSPEMVAVARRSHPGLRFEVGSMTALDLADGSLAGVVAWYSIIHTPPELLPVVFAEFHRVLAPGGVLLLAFQVGDEPKHLEHAYGHDISLVAYRLPPDAIIELLGESGFTVQSRTVREPAGFEKMPQAYVLAGKPTGAARPV, via the coding sequence GTGACCGAACCCAGTTATCTGCACTCCACCCGGACCGCCTACGACACCGTCGCCGTCGACTACGCCGAGCTGCTGCGCGCCGAGTTGGCGGCCAAGCCGCTGGACCGCGCGCTGCTCGCGGCGTTCGCGGAGCTGGTGGGAGAGGGGGGAGCTGTCGCGGACATCGGCTGCGGGCCGGGGCGGGTGACGGCGTACCTGGCGGGGTTGGGGGTGGGGATCGACGTGTTCGGGATCGACCTGTCGCCGGAGATGGTCGCCGTCGCTCGACGCTCGCACCCCGGGCTGCGGTTCGAGGTCGGATCGATGACCGCGCTGGACCTGGCGGACGGCAGCCTCGCCGGTGTCGTCGCCTGGTACTCGATCATCCACACGCCGCCGGAGCTGCTGCCGGTCGTCTTCGCAGAGTTCCACCGGGTGCTGGCTCCGGGCGGCGTGCTGCTGCTCGCGTTCCAAGTCGGCGACGAGCCCAAGCACTTGGAACACGCGTATGGGCATGACATCTCGCTGGTGGCCTACCGGTTGCCGCCGGACGCGATCATCGAGCTGCTGGGCGAGTCCGGTTTCACCGTGCAGTCGCGGACCGTGCGGGAGCCTGCCGGCTTCGAGAAGATGCCGCAGGCGTACGTGTTGGCCGGGAAGCCTACGGGTGCTGCTCGCCCTGTGTGA
- a CDS encoding helix-turn-helix transcriptional regulator, which produces MPNEASSSPLNWRYCGDQLKRWRTLAGVTREELSKAANYEYETIKSMEQGRRKPSLRVLEVADGLCDARGLLMAAGDFLRPEKFPARTQEFMAAEDDAIAMQWFEGLLIPGLLQTEEYARTLISGYCPPLDDETVDERVAARLQRQEKLHRKPPALFGFVIYEAALRTGAGGPAAMKRQLQHLLQVGELRNVSVQVLRAGHGALSCLEGPIILLETSEHEQLAYSEGQDTSALHSDTKTVGSLTQRHGMIRMQALSSEESALFISGLAEEL; this is translated from the coding sequence GTGCCGAACGAGGCTTCCTCATCACCGCTGAACTGGCGGTACTGCGGTGACCAACTCAAGCGGTGGCGCACGTTGGCGGGTGTGACCCGCGAGGAGTTGAGCAAAGCCGCCAACTACGAGTACGAGACCATCAAGTCGATGGAGCAGGGCCGACGGAAGCCGTCCCTCCGCGTGCTGGAGGTCGCGGACGGGCTCTGCGACGCTCGCGGGCTCCTGATGGCAGCGGGCGACTTCCTGCGGCCGGAGAAGTTCCCGGCCCGCACGCAGGAGTTCATGGCAGCGGAGGACGACGCGATCGCGATGCAGTGGTTCGAGGGCTTGCTCATCCCTGGACTCCTGCAAACCGAGGAGTATGCACGGACGTTGATCAGCGGCTACTGCCCGCCCCTGGACGACGAGACCGTCGACGAGCGGGTGGCAGCCCGACTCCAACGGCAGGAGAAGCTCCACCGCAAGCCGCCCGCCCTGTTCGGCTTCGTGATCTACGAAGCCGCGCTGCGCACGGGGGCCGGTGGCCCGGCAGCCATGAAGCGACAGCTCCAGCATCTGCTCCAGGTAGGTGAGTTGCGCAATGTCTCCGTCCAGGTGCTCCGCGCAGGACACGGCGCCCTCAGCTGTCTCGAAGGGCCGATTATCTTGCTGGAAACCTCCGAACATGAGCAACTTGCGTACAGCGAAGGGCAGGACACCAGCGCACTGCACAGTGACACCAAGACGGTTGGCTCCCTCACTCAGCGCCATGGCATGATCCGCATGCAGGCCCTCAGCAGTGAGGAATCGGCGCTGTTCATCAGCGGATTGGCGGAGGAACTATGA
- a CDS encoding NUDIX hydrolase, translated as MSATTASDAGPLAQLSEYDRGLPRKRSAAGVLFFDAEGRVLLVDPIYKEPWEIPGGGVEWDESPKAGAVREVKEELGLSRPVGRLLGMDWVGPRPGRSEGIIAIFDGGVLTPEDVTQIRLQAEELRALEFVPVDQVGERLIPLLARRVEACARARELGTTVYLENGVPTLD; from the coding sequence ATGAGTGCTACTACTGCGAGCGATGCCGGCCCGCTGGCGCAGCTGTCGGAGTACGACCGGGGGTTGCCGCGCAAGCGGTCGGCTGCCGGAGTGCTGTTCTTCGATGCCGAGGGCCGGGTGCTGCTGGTTGATCCGATCTACAAGGAGCCCTGGGAGATCCCGGGCGGCGGGGTGGAGTGGGACGAGTCGCCGAAGGCCGGCGCGGTGCGGGAGGTCAAGGAGGAACTCGGACTGTCGCGCCCAGTGGGCCGACTGCTGGGGATGGACTGGGTGGGTCCGCGGCCGGGCCGCAGCGAGGGCATCATCGCCATCTTCGACGGCGGTGTGCTCACCCCTGAGGACGTGACTCAGATCCGGCTCCAGGCCGAGGAATTGCGGGCGCTGGAGTTCGTGCCGGTGGACCAGGTCGGTGAGCGGCTGATTCCGCTGCTGGCGCGGCGGGTGGAAGCGTGCGCACGGGCGCGGGAGCTGGGCACGACGGTCTACCTGGAGAACGGCGTACCCACGCTGGACTGA
- a CDS encoding MarR family transcriptional regulator, which produces MATANSTVAQPSYAAPMAASGFGKRSVPDQHDLDGDTFAHLPIREALIAAFIDRLPEGAAMDVKTLSVEQPLYGQQAVRSALVALTDAGHLCRFRENIGGAGPSRWVYRTYFSRTARSRAWWDGYRAKSRTSPAPAPAAAPDPDPSPDPDPVRTEPQRPTRPTARPTRPARSDAYEALASLGRADARMMLSASECAELEGLAAQWLAHGVTTPQFMNALTAGLPTTVQSAGALARKRLVSKMPPAPIAPPDGFTPATFLPAGAPQPRLTLLECAGCGVPGTSKQLPTGVCKRCRAEFLPATPQPGHGLSHEEFAEMEARMLETRIDAIRAASGMRRKQR; this is translated from the coding sequence GTGGCTACTGCCAACTCTACCGTCGCGCAGCCCTCTTACGCCGCTCCTATGGCCGCGTCGGGCTTCGGAAAACGATCCGTCCCGGACCAGCACGACCTCGACGGCGACACCTTCGCCCACCTGCCAATCCGTGAGGCGCTGATCGCGGCCTTCATCGACCGGCTGCCGGAGGGCGCGGCGATGGACGTCAAGACGCTCTCGGTCGAGCAGCCGCTCTACGGGCAGCAGGCCGTCCGGTCCGCACTCGTCGCCCTCACCGACGCCGGCCACCTGTGCCGCTTCCGGGAGAACATCGGCGGCGCGGGCCCCTCCCGCTGGGTCTACCGGACGTACTTCTCCCGCACGGCCCGCTCGCGCGCCTGGTGGGACGGATACCGCGCGAAGAGCCGCACCTCGCCCGCACCCGCACCCGCAGCAGCACCCGACCCCGACCCCTCACCTGACCCCGACCCCGTCCGCACCGAACCCCAGCGCCCCACCCGCCCGACAGCCCGTCCCACCCGCCCCGCGCGCTCCGACGCGTACGAGGCGCTGGCCTCCCTCGGCCGCGCCGACGCCCGGATGATGCTCTCCGCCTCCGAGTGCGCCGAGTTGGAGGGGCTTGCCGCCCAGTGGCTGGCCCACGGCGTGACCACACCGCAGTTCATGAACGCCCTCACCGCAGGACTTCCCACTACCGTTCAGAGCGCAGGAGCCTTGGCCCGCAAACGACTTGTCAGCAAGATGCCGCCCGCCCCCATCGCCCCGCCGGACGGCTTCACACCGGCCACCTTCCTGCCCGCCGGTGCCCCGCAACCCCGGCTGACCCTCCTGGAGTGCGCGGGCTGCGGCGTCCCCGGCACCAGCAAGCAACTCCCCACCGGCGTCTGCAAGCGCTGCCGAGCCGAGTTCCTCCCCGCGACTCCGCAACCCGGCCACGGCCTCAGCCACGAGGAGTTCGCCGAGATGGAGGCCCGCATGCTCGAGACCCGCATCGACGCGATCCGCGCCGCCTCCGGCATGCGCCGCAAACAACGGTGA
- a CDS encoding PIN domain-containing protein, which yields MARRLILDIGVLISAERSGKPLPLALDDDVTMAAITAAELHLGVELADGARRLRRQAFVDAILAVVPTEDYTADTARIHARLLAHVRREGKPRGAHDLIIAATALATARTVVTTDSSAGFADLPGVQAITLPAGSGSARRATVRRPRPGIALPRRSPALPRGASS from the coding sequence GTGGCCCGTCGACTGATCCTCGACATCGGTGTCCTGATCTCGGCCGAGCGCAGCGGCAAGCCGTTGCCGCTGGCCCTCGACGACGATGTCACCATGGCTGCGATTACTGCTGCCGAGCTCCATCTGGGAGTTGAGCTCGCCGATGGTGCCCGACGGTTGCGGAGGCAGGCATTCGTCGACGCCATCCTGGCCGTTGTACCCACCGAGGACTACACCGCCGACACCGCTCGCATCCACGCTCGGCTGCTCGCCCATGTCCGTCGCGAGGGGAAGCCCAGAGGCGCGCACGACCTGATCATCGCTGCCACCGCCCTCGCGACGGCGCGGACGGTGGTGACGACGGACAGCTCAGCGGGGTTCGCGGACCTGCCAGGCGTGCAGGCGATCACGCTGCCGGCGGGATCGGGGAGCGCACGCCGAGCCACTGTTCGGCGCCCCAGGCCTGGTATCGCTCTGCCTCGGCGAAGCCCAGCTTTGCCGCGAGGCGCATCGAGCTGA
- a CDS encoding TetR family transcriptional regulator produces the protein MGLRELKKQQTRATLADTAMALFVEHGFDQVTVAEVARASGVSINTVFNYFPTKEDLFFDRQAEVEAQLAEMVRTRPTGISAAGAVRAGLLAALERDEPTLGLSTEAKVFWHVVANSPALQARGREIAERSEAALAAVLAEEAAATGADPDDPLPRLLAGALAGAYRATTAEIRRQVLAGRPIQDVRRSVNAAVEQAFGALLSGLENH, from the coding sequence ATGGGACTCCGTGAACTCAAGAAGCAGCAGACCCGGGCCACCCTCGCCGACACGGCGATGGCCCTCTTCGTCGAGCACGGCTTCGACCAGGTCACGGTGGCCGAGGTTGCCCGTGCTTCGGGAGTCTCGATCAACACGGTCTTCAACTACTTCCCCACCAAGGAGGACCTGTTCTTCGACCGGCAGGCCGAGGTGGAGGCGCAGCTCGCCGAAATGGTCCGCACCCGGCCGACCGGGATCTCCGCCGCCGGAGCCGTCCGCGCCGGCCTGCTGGCGGCGCTCGAACGCGACGAACCGACGCTCGGGCTGAGCACCGAGGCGAAGGTCTTCTGGCACGTGGTCGCCAACAGCCCGGCCCTCCAGGCTCGGGGGCGGGAGATCGCCGAGCGCTCCGAAGCCGCGCTCGCGGCGGTCCTGGCCGAGGAGGCCGCAGCGACCGGGGCTGACCCGGACGACCCGCTGCCCCGTCTGCTGGCCGGAGCCCTCGCCGGGGCCTACCGGGCCACCACCGCCGAGATCCGCCGCCAGGTGCTCGCGGGACGTCCGATCCAGGATGTCCGCCGCTCCGTCAACGCCGCCGTTGAGCAGGCGTTCGGCGCGCTGCTTTCGGGGCTGGAAAACCACTGA
- a CDS encoding acyl-CoA dehydrogenase family protein, with amino-acid sequence MERHSKARMIETGMSELVSVGLLEIGQGCRISPSATFEPQDEQGTIRPIRLGDHVVIGAGAVICGGVEIAAGSRIEEHTILGKPELGYAVGRTYPGAGSPTCLGEGVTLRAGATVYAGVVIGANTVIGHHSLVRSFTRLGTDSVLGHFLVIERECHFGDRVRCSPLSHITSATHLGDDVFLGAGVRTVNDKHLIWRDPDRDPDLIPPRFETGAKVGSGSTILSGVVIGERALVGAGSVVTRDIPAGATAYGSPARVRAGHGRMILRHGTDLVRRRWASRLAAGDLVGIAATERHGGSRLQEITTSATPKPGGGWWLNGEKCWVSRLTEASAFVFFFKDPHGRITAAAIDADAPGLQHRSVAPAGLAGWTWGSLSLTGVEIGEADLLGPLGGGLQVFREHFAAFRPLVAATALGTAAGIHAQVTSALTARVASGIVPRLRDTALVTLGRTQAELNAALLAALAGARLAATGHPQADTWSRSVKATAVDTANCAVAELSLLVGAAGFQAHSTLAKARADLGGLLYADGIHDSLLRSVGRTLTTTVSIPIPRTAEHEPARAHVA; translated from the coding sequence ATGGAACGTCACAGCAAGGCGAGGATGATCGAGACCGGGATGAGTGAGCTCGTCTCGGTGGGGCTCCTGGAGATCGGCCAGGGCTGTCGCATCAGCCCCTCCGCCACCTTTGAGCCCCAGGACGAGCAGGGCACGATCCGGCCCATCCGCCTCGGCGACCACGTGGTGATCGGTGCCGGAGCGGTCATCTGCGGCGGCGTCGAGATCGCCGCCGGCTCCCGCATTGAGGAGCACACCATCCTCGGCAAGCCCGAGCTCGGCTACGCGGTCGGCCGCACCTACCCCGGTGCCGGATCGCCCACCTGCCTGGGCGAAGGCGTCACCCTGCGGGCAGGCGCCACCGTCTACGCCGGCGTCGTCATCGGCGCGAACACCGTCATCGGCCACCACAGCCTCGTGCGCTCCTTCACCCGGCTCGGCACGGACAGCGTCCTCGGCCACTTCCTCGTGATCGAGCGCGAGTGCCACTTCGGCGACCGGGTGCGCTGCTCGCCGCTGTCCCACATCACCAGCGCCACCCACCTGGGCGACGACGTGTTCCTCGGCGCCGGCGTCCGCACCGTCAACGACAAGCACCTGATCTGGCGCGACCCCGATCGCGACCCCGACCTCATTCCGCCCCGCTTCGAGACCGGCGCCAAGGTCGGATCCGGCTCCACCATCCTGTCCGGTGTGGTGATCGGTGAGCGGGCCCTGGTCGGTGCCGGCTCCGTCGTCACCCGCGACATCCCGGCCGGCGCCACCGCCTACGGCAGCCCCGCCCGCGTCCGCGCCGGCCACGGCCGCATGATCCTGCGCCACGGCACCGACCTGGTCCGCCGCCGCTGGGCCTCGCGCCTGGCCGCCGGCGACCTGGTGGGCATCGCCGCTACCGAACGCCATGGCGGCAGCCGTCTGCAGGAGATCACCACCAGCGCCACCCCCAAGCCCGGCGGCGGCTGGTGGCTCAACGGAGAGAAGTGCTGGGTCTCCCGCCTGACCGAGGCCAGCGCCTTCGTCTTCTTCTTCAAGGACCCCCACGGGCGGATCACCGCCGCCGCGATCGACGCCGACGCCCCCGGCCTCCAGCACCGATCCGTCGCCCCGGCCGGCCTCGCCGGCTGGACGTGGGGGAGCCTGTCCCTGACCGGGGTGGAGATCGGCGAGGCCGACCTGCTCGGTCCCCTAGGCGGCGGACTCCAGGTGTTCCGCGAGCACTTCGCCGCCTTCCGGCCGCTGGTCGCCGCCACCGCGCTCGGCACCGCCGCCGGCATCCACGCCCAGGTGACCAGCGCGCTCACCGCCCGCGTGGCCTCCGGCATCGTGCCCCGCCTGCGCGACACCGCCCTCGTCACCCTCGGCCGCACCCAGGCCGAGCTGAACGCCGCGCTCCTGGCCGCCCTCGCCGGCGCCCGACTGGCCGCCACCGGCCACCCGCAGGCCGACACCTGGTCCCGCTCGGTCAAGGCCACCGCCGTCGACACCGCCAACTGCGCGGTCGCCGAACTGTCCCTGCTCGTCGGCGCCGCTGGCTTCCAAGCCCACTCCACCCTGGCCAAAGCCCGCGCCGACCTCGGTGGCCTGCTCTACGCCGACGGCATCCACGACTCCCTGCTGCGCTCGGTCGGCCGCACCCTCACCACCACGGTCAGCATTCCGATCCCGCGCACCGCCGAGCACGAACCCGCACGGGCACACGTGGCCTGA
- a CDS encoding ATP-binding protein translates to MVLPRLSDPASEEEVRLPSRRESAPVARRLVLSVLQSWSLHPLLEVGELLTGELVANAVRHTGGRTIGLRLLRRPGWLKVEVRDSSRALPCRIVAEPGADCGNGLLLVDTLADRWGADLLPRGKGVWFELKVRERV, encoded by the coding sequence GTGGTGCTTCCCCGGCTCAGCGACCCGGCATCCGAGGAGGAGGTGCGGCTCCCGTCCCGCCGTGAGTCGGCGCCGGTGGCGCGCCGGCTGGTGCTCTCGGTGCTGCAGTCCTGGAGCCTGCACCCGCTGCTGGAGGTCGGCGAGTTACTCACCGGCGAGCTGGTGGCCAACGCGGTGCGGCACACCGGCGGCCGGACCATCGGGCTGCGGCTGCTGCGCCGCCCCGGCTGGCTGAAGGTCGAGGTGCGGGACTCCTCGCGGGCGCTGCCCTGCCGGATCGTCGCCGAGCCGGGCGCCGACTGCGGAAACGGTCTGCTGCTGGTGGACACCCTCGCCGACCGCTGGGGCGCCGACCTGCTGCCGCGCGGCAAGGGCGTCTGGTTCGAGCTGAAGGTCCGCGAGCGGGTGTAG
- a CDS encoding Ig-like domain-containing protein gives MKSKAKAIRVVLAVGGLLLATACSSGGGSGTTSGAGGTGGGTGGAAGQPGTSSSAASKSTAVVDIEPKDGATNVAPAGALKVSVASGKLTQVTVTGSDGSTVAGTLSPDGTSWVPAAGLAVSATYKVAAQSTDAKGVVATTTSSFTTLTPTKTAGSSDNIVTGSTYGVGMIIQVDFGQAVKNKAAVAQAITVTASDGSVVKGHWFNEDHWFELRPQAFWKPGTKVSIHFGLKSTEISPGIYGSADRDESFTIGRSQVSTVDSAAHEMTVVTDGRAPRVIPVTTGASNPANWATYNGTMVIERKEGTVEMKSASVPGLGGTPYDEKVPDSMRLTDTGTYVHGNYWAAGAYGHENVSHGCIGLQDVEGGSPDSVAGKMYADSIVGDVVIVMHSTGQQVDPGNGLSGWNIAWANW, from the coding sequence ATGAAGTCGAAGGCGAAGGCGATACGGGTGGTTCTGGCGGTCGGCGGCCTGCTGCTGGCGACCGCGTGCAGCAGTGGCGGTGGCTCCGGCACCACCTCCGGGGCCGGTGGGACGGGCGGCGGCACCGGCGGCGCGGCGGGCCAGCCCGGGACGTCGTCCTCGGCGGCGAGCAAGTCCACCGCGGTGGTCGACATCGAGCCCAAGGACGGCGCCACGAACGTCGCGCCGGCCGGCGCGCTGAAGGTCTCGGTGGCCAGCGGCAAGCTGACCCAGGTCACGGTGACCGGCTCGGACGGCAGCACCGTGGCCGGCACGCTCTCCCCGGACGGGACGAGCTGGGTGCCGGCCGCCGGCCTGGCGGTGTCCGCCACGTACAAGGTGGCCGCCCAGTCCACCGACGCCAAGGGCGTGGTGGCCACCACCACCAGCAGCTTCACCACGCTCACCCCGACCAAGACCGCGGGCAGCAGTGACAACATCGTCACCGGCTCCACCTACGGCGTCGGCATGATCATCCAGGTCGACTTCGGCCAGGCGGTCAAGAACAAGGCCGCGGTGGCGCAGGCGATCACCGTCACCGCCTCGGACGGCTCGGTCGTCAAGGGCCACTGGTTCAACGAGGACCACTGGTTCGAGCTGCGCCCGCAGGCCTTCTGGAAGCCGGGCACCAAGGTCTCGATCCACTTCGGGCTGAAGAGCACCGAGATCTCGCCCGGCATCTACGGCAGCGCCGACCGCGACGAGTCGTTCACCATCGGCCGCTCGCAGGTCTCCACCGTCGACTCGGCCGCGCACGAGATGACCGTGGTCACCGACGGCCGGGCGCCCCGGGTGATTCCGGTCACCACGGGTGCCTCCAACCCGGCGAACTGGGCCACCTACAACGGCACCATGGTGATCGAGCGCAAGGAGGGGACGGTCGAGATGAAGTCGGCGTCCGTTCCGGGCCTCGGTGGCACGCCGTACGACGAGAAGGTGCCGGACTCGATGCGCCTGACCGACACCGGCACGTACGTGCACGGCAACTACTGGGCGGCCGGGGCGTACGGGCACGAGAACGTCAGCCACGGCTGCATCGGTCTGCAGGACGTCGAGGGCGGCAGCCCCGACTCGGTGGCGGGCAAGATGTACGCGGACTCGATCGTCGGCGACGTGGTGATCGTCATGCACTCGACCGGTCAGCAGGTGGACCCGGGCAACGGCCTGAGCGGCTGGAACATCGCCTGGGCCAACTGGTAA
- a CDS encoding ATP-binding protein — MTVRPAPAPTPRAPLDVEWRLPRHSRSVGRSRNRLRKLSQSWELPEDAVETAVLLLSELMTNASCHARVPSDRLIGTRCVLRADALRVEVSDACSVLPTPRQAALDDESGRGLALVEALADTWGAHHRECGIGKTVWFEVRLPEGAAHAADR, encoded by the coding sequence ATGACAGTCCGCCCCGCCCCCGCTCCCACCCCCAGAGCGCCACTCGACGTCGAGTGGCGACTCCCGCGCCACAGCCGCAGCGTCGGCCGCTCCCGTAACCGACTACGCAAGCTCAGCCAGTCGTGGGAGCTGCCCGAGGACGCTGTCGAGACGGCCGTCCTGCTGCTCAGCGAGCTGATGACGAACGCCAGTTGCCACGCCCGCGTCCCGTCCGACCGGCTGATCGGCACCCGCTGCGTCCTGCGCGCCGATGCCCTGCGCGTCGAGGTCTCGGACGCGTGCAGCGTCCTGCCGACCCCGCGTCAGGCCGCGCTCGACGACGAGTCGGGGCGCGGGCTCGCGCTGGTCGAGGCCCTCGCGGACACGTGGGGTGCGCACCACCGGGAGTGCGGGATTGGCAAAACCGTGTGGTTCGAGGTCCGACTCCCGGAGGGTGCGGCGCATGCTGCCGATCGTTGA
- a CDS encoding type II toxin-antitoxin system prevent-host-death family antitoxin — protein MTATEASRSFAAVLDSAEHGETIVVTRGGRRIAVIGPAPSGNGAAINDVLERFGPDEDFADDVRSARRLLEDKVPQWPVD, from the coding sequence ATGACTGCAACAGAGGCTTCGCGAAGCTTCGCCGCAGTGCTGGACTCCGCCGAGCACGGGGAAACCATTGTGGTGACGCGCGGCGGCCGGCGGATCGCTGTGATCGGTCCGGCGCCCTCGGGTAACGGAGCCGCCATCAACGATGTCCTTGAACGCTTCGGGCCGGATGAGGACTTCGCCGACGATGTGCGGTCGGCGCGCCGGTTGCTCGAGGACAAGGTGCCGCAGTGGCCCGTCGACTGA
- a CDS encoding Ig-like domain-containing protein has product MRSIRVAAALALGGTLMLTTACGGGASGAKAGDAAGAAGGAAGAGSSAGAGAPAGATSAAPKTSAAIVDIEPKDGATNVAPDGTLKVSVTSGKLTQVTVTDKDGKAVDGTLAADGSGWVPAGPGLAVASTYKVSAQATDAKGIATTATSTFSTLTPTRTSRSQDNITTGATYGVGMIVSIDFGQSVKNQAAVEQAITVEASDGTVVKGHWFGNQRLDLRPQTFWKPGTKVALHFRLKNVETSPGVYGNSDRDESFTIGRSQISTVDDAGHEMTVQTDGQPTQTIPISSGSAAHPTYNGTMVIEAKEGTTRMTSASVPGLKPGEYDLLVPHAMRLTNSGTYVHGNNWSSHSTFGSANVSHGCVGLEDTAGDGSPNSSAGKFYAASLVGDVVKVVNSKGAQVAPDNGLSGWNMPWSTW; this is encoded by the coding sequence ATGCGGTCGATACGCGTGGCGGCAGCACTGGCACTGGGCGGCACGCTGATGCTGACCACCGCGTGCGGGGGCGGCGCGAGCGGCGCCAAGGCCGGCGACGCGGCCGGCGCGGCAGGCGGGGCGGCCGGGGCGGGCTCCTCGGCGGGCGCCGGCGCACCGGCCGGAGCCACCTCGGCCGCGCCGAAGACCTCGGCCGCCATCGTCGACATCGAGCCCAAGGACGGCGCCACGAACGTCGCGCCGGACGGCACGCTCAAGGTCTCGGTCACCAGCGGCAAGCTCACCCAGGTCACCGTCACCGATAAGGACGGCAAGGCCGTCGACGGGACGCTGGCCGCCGACGGGTCCGGCTGGGTCCCGGCAGGCCCTGGGCTCGCGGTGGCCTCGACGTACAAGGTCAGCGCCCAGGCGACCGACGCCAAGGGCATCGCGACGACCGCCACCAGCACGTTCAGCACGCTGACCCCGACCAGGACCTCGCGCAGCCAGGACAACATCACCACCGGTGCCACCTACGGCGTCGGCATGATCGTCTCGATCGACTTCGGCCAGTCGGTCAAGAACCAGGCCGCGGTGGAGCAGGCGATCACCGTCGAGGCCTCGGACGGCACGGTCGTCAAGGGCCACTGGTTCGGCAACCAGCGCCTGGACCTGCGGCCGCAGACCTTCTGGAAGCCCGGCACCAAGGTGGCCCTGCACTTCCGGCTGAAGAACGTCGAGACCTCGCCCGGCGTCTACGGCAACTCCGACCGCGACGAGTCCTTCACCATCGGCCGCTCGCAGATCAGCACGGTGGACGACGCGGGCCACGAGATGACCGTCCAGACCGACGGCCAGCCGACCCAGACCATCCCGATCAGCTCCGGCTCCGCCGCGCACCCGACCTACAACGGCACGATGGTGATCGAGGCCAAGGAGGGCACCACGCGGATGACCTCCGCCTCCGTCCCCGGCCTCAAGCCCGGCGAGTACGACCTGCTGGTGCCGCACGCGATGCGGCTCACCAACTCTGGTACGTACGTGCACGGCAACAACTGGTCCTCGCACAGTACCTTCGGCTCGGCGAACGTCAGCCACGGCTGCGTCGGCCTGGAGGACACCGCCGGTGACGGCAGCCCCAACTCCTCGGCGGGCAAGTTCTACGCGGCCTCGCTGGTGGGAGATGTCGTGAAGGTCGTCAACTCCAAGGGGGCACAGGTGGCCCCCGACAACGGCCTGAGCGGCTGGAACATGCCTTGGAGCACCTGGTAG
- a CDS encoding GntR family transcriptional regulator, with the protein MNAPAYRQVATDLRAAIERGDYPEGSALPKLEEIAQQYGIAKQTAREAISELENEGLVEPVRRRGTVVRPVPARLRLQRTRTVYRDERGYYFDPAAQPWVALEQPTVGWGPAPRDIAPILGVRPGEDVLIRDRLMGDPDTREAKQLATSYLPADLSRGTRLAESDTGPGGIYDLLEQMGHGPLAWHEGLGARMPSPREAERLALPKGVPLLRVVRTTTSPAGTVLEVNDTRMSGDAFEFGYTITRDPSAHPAT; encoded by the coding sequence ATGAACGCCCCTGCCTACCGGCAGGTCGCCACGGACCTGCGCGCGGCCATCGAACGAGGCGACTACCCCGAAGGCTCCGCGCTGCCGAAGCTGGAGGAGATCGCCCAGCAGTACGGCATCGCCAAGCAGACCGCCCGCGAGGCCATCTCCGAGCTGGAGAACGAGGGCCTGGTCGAGCCGGTGCGCCGCCGCGGGACCGTCGTCCGACCGGTGCCCGCCCGCCTGCGCCTGCAGCGCACGAGGACGGTCTACCGCGACGAGCGCGGCTACTACTTCGACCCCGCCGCCCAGCCCTGGGTCGCACTGGAGCAGCCCACCGTCGGCTGGGGGCCGGCCCCGCGCGACATCGCCCCCATCCTGGGCGTGCGGCCCGGCGAGGACGTCCTGATCCGCGACCGGCTCATGGGTGACCCCGACACCCGCGAGGCCAAGCAGCTGGCCACCAGCTACCTGCCCGCCGACTTGTCGCGCGGCACCCGTCTCGCCGAGTCGGACACCGGCCCCGGCGGCATCTACGACCTGCTGGAGCAGATGGGCCACGGTCCCCTGGCCTGGCACGAGGGCCTCGGCGCACGGATGCCCTCCCCCAGGGAGGCCGAGCGCCTGGCCCTGCCCAAGGGCGTACCGCTGCTGCGCGTCGTACGCACCACCACCAGCCCGGCCGGGACCGTGCTGGAGGTCAACGACACCCGCATGTCCGGCGACGCCTTCGAGTTCGGCTACACCATCACCCGCGACCCCTCCGCCCACCCGGCGACGTAG